In a single window of the Thermococcus stetteri genome:
- a CDS encoding SPL family radical SAM protein — translation MYIRPFDPWKSPLCTCPFKYTLNPYTGCDHACVYCYITSYIPNAFRVRTKKDLIPKLEKELRKFDRRYIVALSYSSDPYPTVERELGITRKVLELFKRYGVRCLILTKSDIFERDIDILSELRCAVGVTVTTVDERKAKLLEPNAPSPRRRIKALKKAKDAGIPVYARIDPIIPYYTWEDFDRTLDALSFVSHITVSTLKLRPDSKKRMFAKFPELMKKLWLLYERGEKIGGYYYLPKDVRMPLLREAEKKITEKGITFGSCREGYRSFPTCDGSHLVP, via the coding sequence ATGTACATAAGGCCCTTCGACCCGTGGAAAAGCCCCCTCTGCACGTGTCCCTTCAAGTACACCCTCAATCCCTACACCGGTTGCGACCACGCCTGCGTTTACTGCTACATAACCAGCTACATCCCCAACGCCTTCCGTGTCAGGACAAAGAAAGACCTCATTCCAAAACTGGAGAAAGAGCTTCGAAAGTTCGACAGGAGGTACATAGTGGCCCTCTCGTATTCCTCCGACCCCTACCCAACGGTGGAGCGGGAGCTCGGAATAACGAGAAAAGTCTTAGAACTGTTCAAGAGGTACGGCGTGCGCTGTCTCATTTTAACGAAGTCCGACATCTTTGAGAGGGACATAGACATCCTGAGCGAGCTGAGGTGCGCTGTTGGAGTAACGGTGACGACCGTAGACGAGAGAAAGGCAAAGCTCCTCGAACCGAACGCCCCATCCCCAAGGAGAAGGATAAAGGCGCTGAAGAAGGCGAAAGATGCTGGCATTCCAGTCTACGCCAGGATTGACCCGATAATTCCCTACTACACTTGGGAAGACTTCGATAGAACCCTCGACGCCCTCTCCTTTGTGAGCCACATAACGGTCTCCACCCTCAAGCTCAGGCCCGACTCAAAAAAGAGAATGTTCGCAAAGTTCCCGGAGCTTATGAAGAAGCTGTGGCTGCTTTACGAGAGGGGAGAAAAAATAGGAGGCTACTACTACCTCCCAAAGGACGTTAGGATGCCCCTCTTGAGGGAGGCCGAAAAGAAGATAACCGAGAAGGGAATCACGTTTGGTTCATGTCGGGAGGGTTATCGTTCGTTTCCGACGTGCGATGGCTCTCACCTTGTTCCGTAG